A window of the Cicer arietinum cultivar CDC Frontier isolate Library 1 chromosome 6, Cicar.CDCFrontier_v2.0, whole genome shotgun sequence genome harbors these coding sequences:
- the LOC101500928 gene encoding G-type lectin S-receptor-like serine/threonine-protein kinase At2g19130, whose product MNQKPWFFLFLLTIFFSFHTYPSLSSLTIISSNQSLSGDQTLVSKDGNFELGFFNEGNSSNYYIGMWYKKVSQRTYVWVANRDHPVSDKVSSKLTISNGNLVLLNQFQNLVWSTNLTSSSTSQNSVVAVLLDSGNLILSNKANVSESEALWQSFDFPTDTWLPGGKIKLDKRTKKPQYLTAWKNKEDPATGLFSLELDPKGTNAYLILWNKTQQYWTSGSWNGHIFSLVPEMRLNYIYNFAFQSNENESYFTYSLYNNASISRFVMDISGQIKQLTWLESTQQWNLFWSQPRRQCEVYAFCGAFGSCTENSMPYCTCLNGYEPKSRSDWNLGDFSHGCVKTNKFQCEVSSNPSNGAKDRFLTKSNLALPEHAQPVVEAGGIEECESTCLGNCSCTAYAYNSSGCFVWRGELFNLQQLSQDDSNGQTLFLKLAASEFHDSKSNKGKTIGVVGGAVAGVAILLVLVLIVVIRRRKRLTGARTSVEGSLTAFSYRDLQNATKNFSDKLGGGGFGSVFKGTLSDSSVIAVKKLESISQGEKQFRTEVSTIGTVQHVNLVRLVGFCSEGDKKLLVYDYMPNRSLDSNLFHEKNSKVLNWKVRYQIALGVARGLTYLHEKCRDCIIHCDVKPENILLDSELCPKVADFGLAKLVGRDFSRVLTTMRGTRGYLAPEWISGVAITAKADVYSYGMMLFEIVSGRRNSDPSEDGKVRFFPTLAANTVHQGGNVLSLLDSRLEGDAEVEEVTKVIKIASWCVQDDEAHRPSMGQVVQILEGVMVVALPPIPRSLQAFVDDQENIVFFTDSSSTHSSQAKSNSVSTTSSQARSNISSTST is encoded by the coding sequence ATGAACCAAAAACCATGGTTCTTCCTTTTTCTCCTCACCATCTTCTTCTCTTTCCACACTTACCCTTCACTTTCATCTTTAACCATCATCTCATCAAACCAATCTCTATCTGGTGATCAAACTCTTGTCTCAAAAGATGGAAACTTTGAACTGGGTTTCTTCAATGAAGGTAATTCCTCTAACTACTACATAGgcatgtggtacaaaaaagtATCTCAAAGAACATATGTTTGGGTAGCAAATAGAGATCACCCAGTTTCTGATAAAGTTTCTTCCAAGTTAACTATATCAAATGGTAATTTAGTTCTCttgaatcaatttcaaaatctaGTTTGGTCAACAAATTTGACTTCAAGTTCAACTAGTCAAAATTCTGTTGTTGCTGTTCTTTTAGATTCTGGAAATCTTATATTAAGCAATAAGGCCAATGTATCAGAATCAGAAGCTCTTTGGCAGAGTTTTGATTTTCCAACAGATACATGGCTACCTGGTGGAAAAATTAAACTTGATAAAAGAACAAAGAAGCCTCAATATCTTACTGCTTGGAAGAACAAAGAAGATCCAGCAACAGGTTTATTCTCTCTTGAACTAGACCCTAAGGGAACTAATGCGTATTTAATTCTTTGGAATAAAACTCAACAGTATTGGACAAGTGGTTCTTGGAATGGACACATATTTAGTTTGGTTCCTGAAATGAGGTTAAACTACATATACAATTTTGCCTTTCAGTCCAACGAGAACGAAAGCTACTTCACGTATTCCTTGTACAACAATGCTTCGATATCTCGGTTCGTGATGGATATCTCGGGACAGATCAAGCAATTGACTTGGCTTGAAAGTACTCAACAATGGAATTTGTTTTGGTCACAGCCAAGAAGACAGTGTGAGGTTTATGCTTTCTGTGGTGCATTTGGTAGCTGTACTGAGAATTCAATGCCATATTGCACTTGTTTGAATGGTTATGAACCAAAGTCAAGGTCTGATTGGAATCTTGGTGATTTCTCACATGGATGTGTGAAAACAAATAAGTTTCAATGTGAGGTGTCTTCGAATCCTTCGAACGGTGCTAAGGATAGGTTCTTAACTAAATCCAACTTGGCTTTGCCTGAACATGCACAACCTGTTGTTGAAGCTGGTGGTATTGAGGAATGTGAGTCCACTTGTTTAGGAAATTGTTCTTGTACTGCATATGCTTATAACAGTAGCGGTTGTTTCGTTTGGAGGGGTGAACTCTTTAATCTGCAACAGCTTTCTCAAGATGATAGTAATGGACAGACTTTGTTTCTCAAACTTGCAGCATCTGAGTTTCATGATTCCAAAAGCAATAAAGGGAAAACAATTGGTGTTGTTGGTGGTGCTGTTGCAGGCGTAGCGATTCTCCTTGTTCTTGTTTTAATTGTCGTGATTAGGCGAAGAAAGAGACTCACCGGAGCAAGAACTTCTGTGGAGGGGTCATTGACAGCATTTAGTTACAGAGATTTGCAAAATGCCACAAAGAATTTCTCTGATAAACTTGGAGGAGGTGGTTTTGGTTCTGTCTTCAAAGGAACATTATCTGATTCAAGTGTCATAGCAGTGAAGAAACTCGAAAGCATTAGCCAAGGCGAGAAGCAGTTCCGAACCGAAGTGAGTACTATTGGGACTGTCCAACATGTCAACCTTGTTAGGCTTGTTGGTTTCTGTTCTGAAGGGGACAAAAAGCTTCTGGTTTATGACTACATGCCTAACAGGTCATTGGATTCAAATCTATTTCATGAAAAGAACTCGAAAGTGTTGAATTGGAAAGTAAGATACCAAATTGCTCTTGGAGTAGCTAGAGGATTGACATATCTTCATGAAAAGTGTAGAGACTGTATCATCCACTGCGACGTGAAGCCGGAAAACATTCTCCTAGACTCCGAACTTTGTCCAAAGGTTGCAGACTTTGGCCTTGCAAAGCTTGTGGGACGGGACTTCAGCAGAGTCCTGACTACCATGAGAGGAACAAGAGGCTATCTCGCTCCAGAATGGATTTCAGGAGTGGCAATCACCGCGAAAGCCGATGTTTACAGCTACGGAATGATGCTTTTCGAGATTGTCTCCGGTAGAAGAAACTCTGATCCTTCTGAAGATGGAAAAGTTAGATTCTTTCCTACATTGGCTGCAAACACAGTACACCAAGGAGGgaatgttcttagccttttgGACTCAAGGTTGGAGGGAGATGCTGAAGTTGAAGAGGTCACTAAAGTCATAAAAATTGCTTCTTGGTGTGTTCAAGATGATGAAGCTCATAGGCCATCTATGGGTCAAGTTGTTCAAATCCTTGAAGGGGTTATGGTTGTAGCTTTACCTCCAATTCCTAGATCCCTACAAGCTTTTGTTGATGACCAAGAAAATATAGTTTTCTTCACTGATTCAAGCTCCACTCATAGTTCACAGGCAAAGAGCAATAGTGTCTCTACAACATCATCTCAAGCCAGAAGCAACATTTCATCTACTAGCACCTAG
- the LOC101500618 gene encoding uncharacterized protein, which translates to MENGLISVDRWESGSQAYFLTHLHSDHTQGLSSSWSHGPLFCSSITAKLLPIKFPRFDLSLLRILHIGTSHTLSLRSPSSSSTTTVRVTTFDSCHCPGSIMLLFRGDFGTVLYTGDFRWESNCEKAKIAKEALSAALQDDDGVDVVYLDNTYANPTYDFPSRSVAAQQAIDIISSHPEHDVIIGINTLGKEDLLLQIASVLDIMIWVWPERLQTMDLLGLPDIFTTDTTLTRVRAVPLYSFGADTLEALNLIRPTTRPTIGILPSGLPWIKKSLKKGEFLSGSFLTSRYKRSRPQSANNVEVHMDKQIGKTSPKVFHQHIYSVPYSDHSNFEELEDFIKLVKPTDLKGIVSISTCFIEPMYYFGRLCTGNQPVQVQQLHDRFKMKETDEIKGAVCPETSSEDDDVELNRSKESYKVKESGKRVATVSPETSSSEEDSVELDRNKMKALKVKLSGFRMRRFSALRRTRRGAKSSDLDYFDPDEQMGPS; encoded by the exons ATGGAAAATGGATTAATATCTGTAGACCGTTGGGAATCGGGAAGTCAAGCATACTTCTTAACACATCTCCACTCCGATCACACTCAAGGCCTCTCTTCATCATGGTCCCATGGCCCACTCTTCTGCTCTTCAATCACCGCCAAACTTCTCCCTATCAAGTTCCCTCGTTTCGATCTCTCTCTTCTCCGCATTCTTCATATCGGTACTTCCCATACTCTCTCCCTGCGTtcaccttcttcttcttccaccaCCACCGTCCGCGTCACCACCTTCGACTCCTGTCATTGTCCTG GTTCGATTATGTTACTGTTTCGCGGCGATTTTGGTACGGTGCTTTATACTGGTGATTTTCGTTGGGAGAGCAATTGCGAGAAGGCGAAAATCGCTAAGGAAGCACTTAGCGCTGCTCTCCAAGATGATGATGGTGTTGATGTTGTTTACCTTGATAATACCTACGCTAATCCTACCTATGATTTTCCTTCTCGCAGCGTTGCGGCTCAGCAG GCTATTGATATAATTTCGTCCCATCCTGAACATGATGTTATTATTGGAATCAATACTTTGGGGAAAGAAGATCTCTTGCTTCAGATTGCAAGCGTGCTTGACATAATG ATTTGGGTGTGGCCTGAGAGGTTGCAGACTATGGATCTTCTTGGTCTCCCTGATATATTTACAACAGATACAACTCTTACTAGAGTGAGAGCTGTTCCTCTGTATAGCTTTGGTGCCGATACATTGGAGGCGTTAAATTTAATCCGCCCGACAACACGCCCGACTATAGGAATTTTGCCGTCCGGTCTTCCATGGATAAAGAAATCTCTTAAAAAGGGAGAGTTTCTCTCTGGTTCTTTTCTGACATCCCGTTATAAGCGAAGTAGACCGCAGAGTGCAAATAATGTTGAGGTCCATATGGATAAGCAAATTGGGAAAACATCTCCCAAAGTGTTTCACCAGCATATATATTCAGTTCCCTACTCTGATCATTCAAATTTTGAAGAGTTGGAGGATTTCATAAAGCTTGTCAAGCCTACCGATCTGAAGGGTATTGTTTCTATCTCTACATGTTTTATCGAACCCATGTACTATTTCGGCCGGCTTTGTACCGGTAACCAACCAGTACAAGTACAACAGCTGCATGACAGGTTTAAAATGAAAGAAACTGATGAAATAAAAGGAGCTGTCTGCCCTGAAACTTCATCTGAAGATGATGATGTTGAATTAAATAGAAGCAAGGAAAGTTATAAAGTGAAAGAAAGTGGTAAAAGGGTTGCAACAGTCAGCCCCGAAACTTCTTCATCTGAAGAGGATAGTGTTGAGTTAGATAGAAACAAGATGAAGGCTTTGAAGGTAAAGTTATCAGGTTTTCGTATGAGAAGATTCAGCGCATTGAGAAGAACCCGCCGTGGAGCTAAGTCTTCGGACTTGGACTATTTTGATCCTGATGAACAAATGGGGCCTAGCTGA